One genomic window of Cercospora beticola chromosome 5, complete sequence includes the following:
- the RPN11 gene encoding multicatalytic endopeptidase (BUSCO:EOG09263QB7~MEROPS:MER0022005) yields MDRLSRMLAAAQGMGGGGGGPAQDTNIIDNAETVYISSLALLKMLRHGRAGVPMEVMGLMLGEFVDDYTVRVVDVFAMPQSGTGVSVEAVDPVFQTKMMDMLRQTGRPETVVGWYHSHPGFGCWLSSVDINTQQSFEQLTPRAVAVVIDPIQSVKGKVVIDAFRLINPQTLMLGQEPRQTTSNLGHLNKPSIQALIHGLNRHYYSIGIGYRKTALEEAMLMNLHKTVWTEALTMPDFAAEGTRNEANLKKLVSLAEGYEKRVKEETELTKDQLRTRYVGKVDPKKHIETVGQELIEDNIVSVSRQMIDKEASVPNATAEGLGSARLNGAKGANGANGSGQADGGMEVDEDL; encoded by the exons ATGGACCGGTTGTCGCGCATGCTCGCCGCTGCCCAGGGCatgggcggcggtggcggaggtCCCGCCCAAGATACTAACATCATCGACAATGCGGAGACGGTCTACATTTCATCACTGGCGCTGCTCAAGATGCTGCGACACGGGCGGGCAGGTGTTCCTATGGAAGTCATGGGCCTGATGCTAGgagagttcgtcgacgactACACAGTACGCGTGGTGGATGTCTTCGCCATGCCGCAGTCAGGAACTGGCGTGTCGGTCGAGGCGGTCGATCCCGTCTTCCAGACCAAGATGATGGACATGTTGCGCCAGACGGGGAG ACCTGAAACCGTCGTCGGTTGGTACCACTCACATCCTGGCTTCGGCTGCTGGCTTTCGTCCGTCGATATCAACACACAGCAATCCTTCGAACAACTCACGCCTCGCGCCGTCGCCGTTGTCATCGACCCCATTCAGTCCGTCAAAGGCAAAGTCGTCATCGATGCCTTCCGCCTCATCAACCCACAAACCCTCATGCTTGGGCAAGAGCCTCGCCAAACCACCTCCAACTTGGGTCACCTGAACAAACCCTCCATTCAAGCCCTTATCCACGGCTTGAACCGCCACTACTACAGCATCGGCATTGGCTATCGCAAGACTGccctcgaagaagccatgCTCATGAACCTGCACAAGACCGTCTGGACGGAAGCTCTCACCATGCCCGATTTCGCGGCGGAAGGCACACGCAACGAGGCGAATCTGAAGAAATTGGTTTCGCTTGCTGAAGGCTACGAAAAGCGTGTCAAGGAAGAGACGGAGTTGACTAAGGATCAACTACGGACGCGGTACGTGGGTAAGGTGGATCCGAAGAAGCACATCGAGACAGTTGGGCAAGAGTTGATTGAGGACAACATTGTGTCGGTGAGTCGACAGATGATCGACAAGGAAGCCAGCGTGCCAAATGCCACAGCAGAGGGCTTAGGCAGCGCGAGGCTGAATGGTGCCAAGGGCGCAAATGGCGCGAACGGGAGTGGTCAGGCGGACGGAGGCATGGAAGTAGATGAGGATTTGTGA